From the Callithrix jacchus isolate 240 chromosome 22, calJac240_pri, whole genome shotgun sequence genome, the window tgtctcttaaaaaaaaaaaccacacacacagccaggctcagtggctcacgcctgtaatcccagaactttgggaggtgggcagaccacaaggtcaggagttcgagaccagcctggccaacaaggtgaaaccccatgtctactaaaaatacaaaaattagctgtgcgtggtggcacacgcctgtaatcccagctaattgggaggctgaggcaggagaggtgtttgaacccggaaggccgaggttgcagtgagctgtgattgtgccactgcactccagcctgggcaacagagcgagagtccatctcaaaacaaacaaacaaaacagaaaaacaaaaaacaaaaaaacagttaacATGGAAGACCCTTAGAGACCACTTATCTAGAAACTTTAATCAGTGGATCTCAAGGGGTCTGTGAGCTCTTGATATCCTAAGCAGATTTCGGTGACATGTGACTTCATGACTTTTCTTGAAGACAGAGTCAAATTTCATTACATTTGTATATTTGTgttgtggtaaaaaaaaaaaaatacataaaatttaccgtATTCACCATTTTAAGTGTCCAGGTCAGTAGTGTAAAGTATATTTATGTTGttgtgaaaaaaaatcttttgaactTCATTTTGCAAATCTGAAGCTCTATACtcatttcattatgtttttaaaggaGTTCAGTCCCACCAAAAAATAAGATTTGgaaacactggggtctacagAGAAAAGActtagataaaacaaaacaataacaacaacaacaaaaaaaaacagagagaaaaatagataagaggtagaaatagagacagatttTCTCTACATCAGAGGATCCTTGCCTGTTCTACACGGGTGACTAATAGCGTCTACATAAAAGCTTCAAATGCTTGTGTTCCCCagaaattattcataaaattgTGTATTTGTGAATATGTACATTATTCTTGAAAAATTGTTCCCAGATTTACTGATCTTGTTTTTCAGAAGGTGTAGGTGAGGCCAAgggaaggattttttaaattgcccaAATGAAATAATCAGTAGAGCGAGACAGAATTCAGAAACTTGTATAATGTGTCACTTACCCCACTTTCCCCCAAATGTATAAGTCTCTAACATCAACGCATTTAGGTAATAATGATACAAAATCATGATTACGCTCAACTgcgcttactatatgccaggcattgtgctaattATTTTATGGATAATGATATTGAAGCCTCATGAACCAATGAAATGGTTCCTAAACCAATTTGCAGATTGGCCAGTCGAGACCCAAAACACAACGCAGTGACTCACACATGCAGTTAAGCAGTAGAGCTGGGACTCAGATGCGGGACTGTGATTCCACACCCCATATTCTTGATCATCGCCTCCAACATAAACAATTTCCACTGCCCAGGTGCCCCCATCGACCCCACCTTCTTTCTGGGCCGCAGCGTCTCCAATGTCATCAGTTCCGTTGTCTTCGGAAGTCGCTTCGACTATGAGGACAAGCAGTTCCTGAAACTGGTGCAGTTGGTCAATGAGTTTCATTGAGATGAGCACTCCCTGGACACAGGTGCCCACCCAGCCACCTCTCTGCCCACGCGCCAACCCCAGATAACTAAGCACTTTCCTATACCCCACTCGACCCTGCCCACACCCCTGGGAGGTGAGTACAGTAGTTCCCCTCATTGCTGGGGGAAATGttcaagacccccagtggatgcctcaAGCCAGGGATAGTACCAAATTCCATAGTACTGCTTTTCTGATATATACGTGtcatgataaaatttaatttataaattgaggGCAATAAGAGACTGGCTTTCATAagcaataaaatagaacaattacaaCAATATATTCTTAGAAAGTTATGTGAATGTACTCTTTCTCTCTTACAGTATcttattatatgtaatatttttagacTGCAGGTGGCTGCACGCAACTGaaatggtggaaggcaaaacCAGGGTTAAGGGAGAACTGTCTCAATATGACCCAACTTCCAGGAAGCAAAAGGGCCTCACCTGATTCTCAGACCCAGCACTGGGCTTTGAGCCCAGCTGTCCAACTCCAGACTCAGCCCATGCTGGCCCCTGGCGCCCATCACTGACAAAGCCCACTTGCCTATTCCCACAGCTATATGACATGTACTCTGGAATCATGCAGTATCTGCCAGGAAGGCACAATCGCGTCTACTGCTTGATAGAAGAGCTCAAGGACTTCGTTGCCTCCAGAGTCAAGATCAATGAAGCAACCTTTGACCACCAAAACCCCCAGGACTTCATTGATTGCTTTCTCGTCAAGATGCACCAGGTACCACCTCTTCTTCCTCTGGTCCTTTTCTCTCATCTTCTCAACCTCTAGTCCCTGCAGCTTTAAAGCAGTCTGCAGACATTgaggacaaaaagaaagaaacaagcattaTTTCCCAGGGTTTCCTTTGATCTGTAGATGATATAGAAATGGCAAAAGCGTGGACGGTTATGGCTTTATAGACGAATAGAGAAACCGTAAAAGTATAAGCGATTACAGCTTTAAAGCAGGCTTTGAGTCTAGAAAGTGTAGGAACTGGAAAACTTAAATTCTTACGCCTTATCCATGCCAGACAGAGACTGACAACTGTAGTCTTGAGTCTTAGAATTTCAGAGATGTAGAAGcttaaagtttttaaatgtaagactAAACATTTAAGACTGAAATGTtagaagttaaatatttaaacataaatgtttaaagtCTTGGAGATATAGAAATTTAGAGGTTAACGCTTCTGTATCATCATTTCCtagagttttatacttttgtaaaTTTTTGATTTTATGTTATTGAAACTTTGCCCTTGGAAACTTAAATTTTATACTCGAATGTCCCTACACGTTTAAATCTTACAAGGTACCCCACGTTCTTCTCCCATCCTCCCTGTTATTCACCCCATCCCATCCCCCCTGGCTTCCGCCTTGCTGTTCCTCTAACACACAGGCATGTTCCTGCCACAGGACCTTTGTTCTGACTGTGTCCTCTCCTAGACATGATTGGTTTGCCCACCTGTTGTCTCCCTGGATACAACGGACAATAAagacaataagaaaacaagataataggccaggtgcagtggctcatgcctgtaatcccagcactttgggagaccgaggtgggtataccaactgaggtcagaagttcaagaccatgctggccaacaaggtgaaaccccatctctactaaagacacagacaaaaaagaaattagctaggtgtggtagcaggtacctgtaaccccagctacttgggaggctgaggccggagaatcgtttgaacctgggaggtagaggttgcagtgagccgggatcatgtgactgcactccagcctgggtaacagagtgagactctgtcaaaaaaaaaaaaaaaagataataaagacaGAAGAGAGTAACTCTGTTCACTATCCCCTCACTCTCAGGATAAAAATAATCCTCATACAGAATTCAACCTCAAGAACTTGGTCCTCACCACTCTGAACCTCTTCTTTGCTGGCACGGAGACCGTGAGTTCTACTTTGCGCTATGGATTCTTGCTGTTAATGAAGCATCCTGAGGTGGAAGGTGAGTCTACCCTGAGCTGCCTGTCTGGTACCTCCCACCCCAACATGAAGAAGACATCATCCTGAAAATCTAGAATCCCACGGCCTCAGATTCTTCACCCTTAAGAACTTCAGGACGTGGAAACACGAAATCCCTGACTTTTGGAGGTCATTTAATTTAATCTTCTACTTGGCCTgtggctgttgtaacaaattaccagaaACTTAGTTgtctaaaacaacacaaatttattgtcCTTCTGTTCTGAATTTCAGAAGTTCAAATAGGCTTTCACTAGGCTGACAGCAACGGCCCATCTGATTTTCTGCCTTTTCCGGGTGTTAAAGCAATCCTGGGTTCACGACTCTGTCCTCCATCTGCAAAGCCAGTAGCGTAGCATCTTTAAACCTCTGTTTGCTTCTAGCatcacatctttctttctttttctttttttctcaagacagggccttgctgtgttgcccaggctgtgatgcagtggcatgatctcagctcacgaaacctccgcctcccaggttcaggcaattcttcctcagcctcccgagttgctgggattacaggcatgtgccaccacacccagctaatttttgtatttttattagagatggggtgtcaccatgttggccaggctgggcttgaactcctgacctcaggtcatccatccgttggcctcccaaattgctgagattacaggtgtgagccacttgcacctggcctcacatctttttttctaactctgattctcctgcctctctcttaAACAGACACACAGTATTACATTGAGGGCCAATCTCAATAACCCAGGCTAATCttttcatctcaagatccttaacttgcTGGCATGTTCAGAGTCTCTCCTGTCTTTTTGTTACCCTTATATACATAGCTTTCCAGGCAGTAGGTTTTAGAGACTCGGAGGTGGATATCTTTGATGGCCATTATAGAGTGGAAGACAAATAGAATTCATCTCCAATAAATTATGATCTGGTCCAGTACGGTAACTTTAGTAATGAGGAATTCACTACCTGCTTAAGGAAAATTTTCAAGTTTTGCCCCCTCTCCTTAATAATGTAACTCAAAACAAGCCAAAGGATTTCTCCTGGTACAGAAGAGAGACACCAACACACTTCTACTCAAACGCCTCTAGTCTCACCTCCATTGTCTGAGTTTTCTTTCACTGGTCTAAATCATCAAGCTGggtgagtggctcacgcctgtaatcccagcactttgggaggcagaggcaggcagatcgcttaagGCGAGGACtttaagaccaatctggccaaaatgatgaaaccctgtctctactaaaaatgcaaaaattagccaggtgtgtggtagcacacacctgtaatcccacctacttgggaggctgaggaatgaggattttttgagcccaggaggcagaggctgcactgagctgagattgtaccactgcactccagcctgggcagcagagtaagactccatctcaaaaacaaaaaacaaatatttattagctgcttttatgtgccaggcactgtcctcaTTCTTCACACAGCAGACGTTATACAATGTTTACAACTCTATGACCTTGTCCGACCATCACACTCATTTTGAAGATGACAAAACAGACGTTCGGAAGAAGTCCCTCATTTCTCAATTGCAAAGATAGATAAACGCCACCAGTGGTGATCTTAATAAATCACGTAACAGCTTGTCATTTGTGTCAATCCTGTCCCCGTCACCTAGCTTGCCTCTTTCCCATTTTGTGAAAAATCCACGTTTGAAAGTCAAGCTGGGACCATGGCTTTTCGGTGCTTTTAAGTAAAGACCAAACATCCTGGCAGAGTTCCAGACTCCAACCTGCTCGTCTCCCTCCCGATGTCCCATGAGTAACTGAGCACCGCCAGCGTGTTCGCTGTTAGGTTAAAGAGGCGACCAAACATGCGTGGCTTGCATCCGAGATCTCTTTCTGCTGCGGCTGGGAAAGTGTGATTCACCCTGGCTTCCCTAACAAAAACACTTTTGTCCTTCCCTGTGCTGTTCTCTGCTATATTTTCTGACTCCGTCCAGCTAAGATCCTCGAAGAGATTAACCAGGTAATTGGACCACACCAGCTCACAAGTGTGGATGACCGGGTCAAGATGCCCTACACAGATGCCGTCATCCATGAAATACAGAGACTGATAGACATTGTGCCCGTGGGTGTCCCCCACAACGTCACCCGGGACACTCAGTTTCGAGGTTACCTTCTGCCCAAGGTGGGGTTGCCCCCTCATTGCCTCCCTTCCGCTGCGCTCCTCTGTTCCCCGGATTCCCTACCCCGGTAGTCCAACACTGATTTCTCCTAACTGCCTCCATTTTCACCCCAGGGCACAAACGTACTTGCCCTCCTTGGCTCTGTCCTCAAAGACCCCAAATACTTCCGCTATCCAGATGCCTTCTATCCCCAGCACTTCCTGGATGAGAACAGGCGCTTCAAGAAGAATGACGCCTTCGTGCCTTTTTCCTCTGGTAGGTTTCTTCTGGTCTGACTTCCCCCAGGCATGTGCTGAATCCACCCCCGCAGCCACTGGTCTGTGTTTGAAGTTCAAGTCACAATGTGAATTTGAAGGTCACATCATAGAATCATAACATTTTAGAACCCCTGAATTAGTAAATATTACAATGATTGACTCTgatcattagaaagaaaaaaaggacactcATAACACTAAACAGGGTATAAACCCACTGGCtgttaagaacaaaataagacatattttctatttttccagcCAGATAGTCTCTGAACCTTTGCCGTTGACCTACGAAAGCAGCGTAGACAATGTATAAATAAACGAGCATGTGTGTGAGTTTGAAAAACTATTTacggacactgaaatttgaacttTGTTTCATCTTCACATATTAcaaaagagtctttttttttccaactattttcttttttgtttgtttgtttgtttcccaaCGATTTCTAAATGCCAAAAGCATTCCTAGTTTGCAGGCTGTATAAACACAAGCAGGAGGGCAAATTTGCCCAACAGACAGTCATTTACCTGCTCACAGCATAAAATCTTCATGCAGCAGCATTTTGAGTGTATgttggcggggcacagtggcccacgcctgtaatctcagcactttgagcggccgaggcaggtggatcacttgaggctagtagttcgagaccagcctgaccaacgtggtgaaaccccgtctctactaaaaatacaaaaattagcgaggtgtggtggtgtgagcctgtagtcccagctactttggaggctgaggcacaaaaatcacttgagcccaggaggcgaggttgtagtgagcggagatcatgccactgcaccccagcccgggcgacagagcaaaaccccgtctcaaacaaacaaacaccaacaACGAAAAGTATATGTCATTTGGAACCTGGAGTCAGGGCAGTGGTGGAAACCTGGACTCCACTTCACCTTTTTGAATTGGTGGGGCCTTGGGTGAGTCACTTCAGCCCCCATCGTGAAACAGGGATTAATCCTTCCAAATGACTGGAAGAGTGGCTTACAAACAGTCAGTGTTACTAAGGGtgagttttcactttttttttttcaccagtgTCTAGCACCTAATAGGCATTGGACGAACCCTTGAGGAACTGAAATAAACACAACCTTGAAACTCATGGATCCTTTTGACCCATTCCCTCTTGGAATGGGCTGGAATCCCAGATATCAGAGAGGTAGCAGGTCCTGGCTGAGCTCTAGCTATAGGCACCCACTAAGCCTGTGTAACACCCCTTTATAAAGCGGGCTCAGTCATGAGCCCTGAGATGCTCATGAGGCAAGCTGAGGCTCAGTGGGGTGGTCAAGTCCAACACCCCGCCACCCCCATGACCTGTGCAGGTGTGactcttccttctgccttcccCTGTGCCTGCAGGAAAGCGCATCTGCCTGGGTGAGGCCATGGCCCGCATGGAACTCTTTCTCTACTTCATCCTCATCCTTCAGAACTTCTCTCTCCGCTCACTGGTGCCGCCTGCAGACATCGATATCACCCCCAAGCTCTCAGGCTTTGGCAACATCCCCCCGACCTATAAGCTCTGCCTCGTGGCCCGCTCAGCCCAACCTCCTGTGGGGCAGGGAGGAAGCAGCGAAGAACTcagctctcctctcctctcctctcttcttcgtCTTAGTAATCCTGGCAGCATCCCTTAGAGAAGGCACTATGATTACAGAGTCAGCCAGGCTCACCTGAGTATCTACAGCTGTGTgtctccccgccccccgcccgcTAGAAGAGCAATGCCCCATGCAAGATGTGCGCCTCTGCGCAGGTTCCCTGGGTGCCTGGTCAACGGTGGTTAGGTTTCCGGCCGCATCAGTTCTTATTGTAGACCCGGTGTCTTCATGtcgttcctttcttttctctaaagAACAGTGTGTTAACGTgttgttcctttttgtgtgtgctctgattttgaccaaaatgtagtctaaaattctttctccttgcttctcatcttTACCCAGCAGCCCCCAAAAAGCCCACCTCACGTCTGTTGAGTGCAGCGAGTTTATTGCGTATTGTGTGTGACAGCGACGTAGGGCGCAGCAAACAGCTTGAAATGGCTTCCTTGACTTCCTTGTTGTTGGAGATAGCTCGCGCCAGCTCACCTCCGGTGACTTCCCCTGTGtgaaatgtcatcctcacccatCTTGCTGACTCATCACCTTTCtccgtcgtcgtcgtcgtcgtcgtcgtcgtcgtcatCGTCGTCATCGTCATCATCTCTTCTTCTAATCTTCCTTTCCGGTTGCTTTCAGCACGACTCCCAGTTCCAAATACTCCCCAGTCTATTCGTTTGATTGgagaaggaatctcactctgtggctcaggccagagtgcagtggcacaatctcggctcactgccagctccgcctcccgggttcaagcgattttcctgcctcagcctcccgagcagctgagattacaggcacgtgccactgcacctggctaatttttgtaattttagtagagatggggttttaccatgttgcccaggctggccttgaactcctgacctccatagtctcgaacttctgacctcaagtgatccacccaccttggcctcccaatgtgctgggattacaggcatgagctaccatgctcagcctccCCACTCCATTTTTGAGATGGCTCAGTTGTTCTCAGCTTATCTATCATTCCCTTTCCAAACTCCGTCAACTGACAAAAGCATTccctctttttcatttattcagcctATATTTACTGAATACCCAACAAGTGCCAGCATAGTCTTCAGGGACTTGGGATCCATCCgaaagcaaaacagacaaaaagtccTGTCTTCAAGGAGCTTCCATTCTAGTAGGGAAGGCAGACAAGAAAGCTCACATGTAATAATTACGCAAATGATATACTGCATTAGAAAAGCAAGGCTGGGCcggtgcggcggctcacgcctgtaatcccagcattttgggaggctgacgtgggtagatcacctgaggtcagcagctcgagaccagcctggccaggatggtgaaaccctgtctctactaaaaatacaaaaattagcaggcatggtggcgggcacctgtaatcctcaggaggttgaggcaggagaatcgctggaacctgagaggcggaggttgcagtgagctgagatcgagccattgcactccagcctgggcaacaagagtgagacttcatttcaaaaaaaagaaagaaaaaggaaagctggTAAGTGGGATATGCATTCTGCGATTGGAATTGTAGATGGATGGTGAAGGGTGGTCTCACAAGGTGGTGGAGCAGCACGCCGTGAAGATATCTGGGAAGGCAGTGTTCTGGCAGAATGATTAAAAACAGCAGAGTCCTAAGGCAGGCTCTGTGCATCCAGGAATCCACAGGGAGCAGGTATAGCTGGCGTGGAGGAGGAAGACAGAGTAGGAGTGAAGGAAACGAGGCCAGGGAGGTGATGAGGGCCAGTGGGCAGACTGTGCGGGGTCTTGTGGTCCCAGGTAAGGTCTTGGCTGTTACCCTGAGAGTGATCAAGATCTTTGGAGGGATGGTGAGCAGAGGGTGACATGTCCTGGCATACTTTACAGGCTCACACTAGCTGTCCTATGATGgatacaaaagcaaagacctgtTAGCAGGCTACTGCAACTGGTGATGTTGACTCAGAACCAGCAGCAGAAGTGGAGCTGGGGAGAAGATGGTAGATTTGGAATCTGTTTCACTGCCTGAGTTGGTGGGGTTTATTACCGTGTTGTATGTGAAAGAGAGAGTTCAGGCAGGAGTCCAAGGAGAGCACCTCATCTTTGATCATCTCTTCAACCTTTCACCTCCAGGGAACCTCAGGACCCATAACAgtcagggtttgtttgtttgtttgttttttgagacagagtctcattttgttgcccaggctggagtgcagtgacatgatctcggctcactgcaacctctgcctcccaggttcaagcgattctcctgcctcagcctcctgaagtagctgggattacaggtgtgtgccaccacacctgctaatttttgtacttttagtagaaacgggagttcaccatattggccaggctggtctagaactcctgacctcaggtgatccactcgcctcggtctcccaaagtgctgggattacaggcatgtgcccggCCAGGGTTCCTATTTTTAAGCAATATAAAGTGGTTTTGGTTGCTTTAAATAGAAAGGCTGTTAGCTACTGGAAGGTGATGAGCTCACAGAATTAACAGCAATTCTGGAAAAACAAGGTAAGAATATGAGTAGGAAAAAGAGGCTGTGGTAGGGGACCACCAGCCAAGGTAATGTCCAAAGCTATTTGGTAATAACTGCTGCCACACCACCCATTTCCTGGGTGCTGAACACCTGACCCACCCCCTGGGTACTGCCATGGGACTCTAGAATCATTGATGCCACTGTAGACAATTTCCTGATTGTGTCTGTGTTTTCGTCTCACGTCTTCATGATTAAGAGTTCCAGACATCTAGCCACACATTACAGCCTTCAAGGTTTCAAGGTGAGGTGAGGAAGGATGAATAACTCCTTCAGCTGTAGTACTGGGCCTAGGCAAAGACTTGCCTCTGATCAAGAGCCACACAGTAGGAGGTACTTAGAAAATCAGAAAAGAGTTTTGAGACTGCgtgtgtaaaaaaaataaatgcagccaggcatggtggctcatgcctgtaatcccagcacattgggaggccaaggtgggcagatcacttgaggccaggagttcgagaccagcctggccaacacagtgaaaccccagtctctactaaaaacagagaaaaattagccaagtgtggtggtggtggatgcctgtaatcccagctacttcggaggctggggcatgagaatcacttgaacccgggaggcagaggtgcagtgaactgagatggtgccgctgcactccagcctgggcaacagagtgagattctgtctcaaaacaaacaacaataaatgCCATTGTGTACATTATGTGAATTAGATCCTCGGGGAAGCTGAGACTTAGGTGGAGTTAGGGGTCTGCCGTTTTATTAGAGGGAGGAGGGTAATGCCTGTGCAGATCCAACACTTGTGAAAGGAAACAAGGgaggagcactttgggaggttgaggagggtggatcacaaggtcaggagttcaaggccagcctggcccaacatggtgaaaccccatctctaccaaaaaaatataaaaatgacccgaatgtggtggcaagcacctgtaatcccagctacttgggaggctgaagcaggagaattgcttgaacccacgaggcggaggttgcagcgagctgagattgtaccactgcactccagcctgagcaacagaggaagactccatctcaaaaaaaaaaaaaaaatgaagggaggAAGGATGATTGGACGGGGCAGACCAGGACCACCAGGCAGAGATAACAGACCCAAAATCTGGAGAAAATTGTTGCTAGGGATGGCTTATGTTGGGCAGATAGGGTCATGCCCTGTATCCCAGAGTCCTTAATGACTATCTGGGGCTTCCTTGGGAGAGCATGGGTTCTGCTCCATGCTGAGGGTGGGTCCTAATGGGGCTGCAACTGGACACTGTTAGCTCACTGCACTTCTTGAAGCTGATTGGAAAGTTCTCCTTGAATGAAGATTCAAGCAGCATATCCCTATGCCCACTATAGACACCAACATATAAACCCACATCATTAAAGCCTTGGCACCCCTTCCGTAAATACAGCATCTCGGAGCTACAGACACACCTTGCAAGTACACAGTACAATGGGCATGAAACATTTTTAGCTGCAAAAACCCTTTTTCCAATGATCTTATGTGCAGATGTATGtgcatatagaatatataaagcaggctgggcacggtggcttatgcctgtaatcccagtgctttgggagtccaaggagggtagatcacctgaggtcaggagttcatgaccagcctggctaacatgatgaacccatctctaccaaaaaaatacaaaaattaaccagacatggtggcacgtgcctgtagtctcagctactcgggaggctgaggagcagaatcacttgaacccgtgaagcggaggttgcagtgagctgagatcacaccactgcactccagtctgagtgataagcaagactgtgtctcaaggcaaaaaaaaaaaaaaaaaaaaaaattgaatacattAAGCAGGAGAGAAAATTGTTGATCTCTCTTTAGGTAAAGCACAGAAGAGCTACAGGTCCTCAAAATagcctttatttctatttatgaTGCGAGCCTAGTGGAAAGTTCCTAGAAATTCTAAGGATGTAAGATATTGTGTTTATTCAGTACACATCAGGTCCTTCCAGGGGGCCCATGGAAGGACCTAATGACATGATGGCGGGCGGGATCGGCTCAGAGACTCACCACAGGGCTCACAGCCCAGCAGGGAAGAGTG encodes:
- the LOC100405230 gene encoding LOW QUALITY PROTEIN: cytochrome P450 2G1-like (The sequence of the model RefSeq protein was modified relative to this genomic sequence to represent the inferred CDS: inserted 2 bases in 1 codon; deleted 2 bases in 1 codon); amino-acid sequence: MGLGWALTMFLELFFSCLLIFIAWKRMNKGGKLPPGPTPIPFLGNLLQVQTDAVFQSFMKLSEKYGPVFTVYMGPRPVVVLCGHEAVKEALVDQADDFSGRGQLASVERNFQGYGVALSNGERWRSPRRFSLTILQNFGMGKQSIEEQIQGRNSYLLEEFQKTKGAPIDPTFFLGRSVSNVISSVVFGSRFDYEDKQFLKLVQLVNEXFIEMSTPWTQLYDMYSGIMQYLPGRHNRVYCLIEELKDFVASRVKINEATFDHQNPQDFIDCFLVKMHQDKNNPHTEFNLKNLVLTTLNLFFAGTETVSSTLRYGFLLLMKHPEVEAKILEEINQVIGPHQLTSVDDRVKMPYTDAVIHEIQRLIDIVPVGVPHNVTRDTQFRGYLLPKGTNVLALLGSVLKDPKYFRYPDAFYPQHFLDENRRFKKNDAFVPFSSGKRICLGEAMARMELFLYFILILQNFSLRSLVPPADIDITPKLSGFGNIPPTYKLCLVARSAQPPVGQGGSSEELSSPLLSSLLRLSNPGSIP